The following are encoded together in the Peromyscus leucopus breed LL Stock chromosome 1, UCI_PerLeu_2.1, whole genome shotgun sequence genome:
- the Pygm gene encoding LOW QUALITY PROTEIN: glycogen phosphorylase, muscle form (The sequence of the model RefSeq protein was modified relative to this genomic sequence to represent the inferred CDS: substituted 1 base at 1 genomic stop codon), whose translation MSRPLSDQDKRKQISVRGLAGVENVSELKKNFNRHLHFTLVKDRNVATPRDYYFALAHTVRDHLVGRWIRTQQHYYEKDPKRIYYLSLEFYMGRTLQNTMVNLALENACDEATYQLGLDMEELEEIEEDAGLGNGGLGRLAACFLDSMATLGLAAYGYGIRYEFGIFNQKICGGWQMEEADDWLRYGNPWEKARPEFTLPVHFYGRVEHTSQGAKWVDTQVVLAMPYDTPVPGYRNNVVNTMRLWSAKAPNDFNLKDFNVGGYIQAVLDRNLAENISRVLYPNDNFFEGKELRLKQEYFVVAATLQDIIRRFKSSKFGSRDPVRTNFDAFPDKVAIQLNDTHPSLAIPELMRILVDVERLDWDKAWDVTVKTCAYTNHTVLPEALERWPVHLMETLLPRHLQIIYEINQRFLTXAGARVAAAFPGDVDRLRRMSLVEEGSVKRINMAHLCIAGSHAVNGVARIHSEILKKTIFKDFYELEPHKFQNKTNGITPRRWLVLCNPGLAEVIAERIGEEYISDLDQLRKLLSYVDDESFIRDVAKVKQENKLKFSAYLEREYKVHINPNSLFDVQVKRIHEYKRQLLNCLHIITLYNRIKREPGRFMVPRTVMIGGKAAPGYHMAKMIIKLITAIGDVVNHDPAVGDRLRVIFLENYRVSLAEKVIPAADLSEQISTAGTEASGTGNMKFMLNGALTIGTMDGANVEMAEEAGEENFFIFGMRVEDVERLDQRGYNAQEYYDRIPELRQIIEQLSSGFFSPKQPDLFKDIVNMLMHHDRFKVFADYEDYIKCQDRVSELYKNPREWTRMVIRNIATSGKFSSDRTIAQYAREIWGVEPSRQRLPAPDEKI comes from the exons ATGTCCAGGCCTCTTTCAGACCAGGATAAGAGAAAGCAAATCAGTGTCCGTGGCCTGGCCGGTGTGGAGAATGTGTCTGAGCTGAAAAAGAACTTCAACCGCCATCTGCATTTCACCCTGGTCAAGGACCGCAATGTGGCCACTCCGAGAGATTACTATTTTGCTCTGGCCCACACCGTGCGGGACCACCTCGTGGGACGTTGGATTCGCACACAGCAGCATTACTACGAAAAGGACCCCAAG AGGATCTACTACCTGTCTTTGGAATTCTACATGGGACGGACGCTACAGAACACTATGGTGAACCTGGCCTTGGAGAACGCCTGTGATGAGGCTACTTACCAG CTGGGCTTGGacatggaggagctggaggagatcGAGGAGGATGCGGGGTTGGGTAATGGGGGCCTGGGCCGCCTGGCAG CCTGCTTCTTGGACTCCATGGCTACACTGGGACTAGCTGCCTATGGCTATGGGATCCGCTATGAATTTGGGATTTTTAATCAGAAGATCTGTGGGGGCTGGCAG ATGGAAGAGGCCGACGACTGGCTTCGCTATGGCAACCCCTGGGAGAAGGCCCGCCCCGAGTTCACGCTTCCTGTGCACTTCTATGGCCGAGTGGAGCATACCAGCCAGGGTGCCAAGTGGGTGGACACCCAG GTCGTGTTGGCCATGCCCTACGACACACCCGTGCCTGGCTATCGGAACAACGTTGTCAACACCATGCGCCTCTGGTCGGCCAAGGCACCCAATGACTTCAACCTCAAGGACT TCAACGTTGGCGGCTACATCCAGGCTGTGCTGGACCGAAACCTGGCTGAGAACATCTCACGTGTCTTGTACCCCAATGATAAC TTCTTCGAAGGGAAGGAGCTTCGACTGAAGCAGGAGTATTTTGTGGTGGCTGCCACTCTCCAGGACATCATCCGGCGCTTCAAGTCCTCCAAGTTTGGTAGCCGTGACCCTGTGCGCACAAACTTCGATGCCTTCCCCGATAAG GTGGCCATCCAGCTCAATGACACCCACCCCTCCTTGGCTATTCCTGAGCTGATGCGGATTCTGGTGGACGTGGAACGGCTGGACTGGGACAAG GCCTGGGACGTGACCGTGAAGACCTGTGCATACACCAACCACACAGTGCTGCCGGAAGCCCTGGAGCGCTGGCCAGTGCACCTCATGGAGACACTGCTGCCCCGGCACCTGCAGATCATTTATGAGATCAACCAGCGCTTTCTAACGTGAGCTGGGGCG CGGGTGGCGGCCGCATTCCCCGGGGACGTAGACAGGCTGCGGCGCATGTCCCTGGTGGAGGAGGGCTCAGTGAAGCGCATCAACATGGCACACCTGTGCATTGCCGGCTCGCACGCAGTCAACGGTGTGGCTCGCATCCATTCGGAGATCCTCAAGAAAACCAT CTTCAAGGACTTTTATGAACTGGAGCCTCATAAGTTCCAGAACAAGACCAATGGCATCACCCCTCGGCGCTGGCTGGTTCTGTGCAACCCTGGGCTGGCAGAGGTCATTGCGGAG CGCATTGGAGAGGAGTACATCTCGGACCTGGACCAGCTGCGCAAACTGCTCTCCTATGTGGATGATGAATCCTTTATCCGGGATGTGGCCAAAGTGAAGCAG GAAAACAAGTTGAAGTTCTCTGCATACCTCGAGAGGGAATACAAAGTCCACATCAACCCCAACTCCCTCTTCGACGTCCAGGTGAAAAGGATTCATGAATATAAGCGCCAGCTTCTCAACTGCCTTCACATCATCACCCTGTATAACC GCATCAAGAGGGAGCCCGGTAGGTTCATGGTGCCAAGGACTGTGATGATCGGAGGCAAG GCTGCACCTGGGTACCACATGGCCAAGATGATCATCAAGCTCATCACTGCCATTGGGGATGTGGTCAACCACGACCCTGCGGTGGGAGACCGCCTCCGAGTCATCTTCCTGGAGAACTACCGAGTCTCACTGGCCGAGAAAG TGATCCCTGCTGCCGACCTCTCAGAGCAGATCTCCACCGCGGGCACCGAGGCCTCAGGCACTGGCAACATGAAGTTCATGCTCAATGGGGCTCTGACCATCGGCACCATGGACGGTGCCAACGTGGAGATGGCAGAGGAGGCGGGGGAGGAGAACTTCTTCATCTTCGGCATGCGGGTGGAGGACGTGGAAAGGCTGGACCAGAGAGG GTATAATGCCCAGGAGTACTATGACCGAATTCCTGAGCTTCGGCAGATCATCGAACAGTTGAGCAGTGGCTTCTTCTCCCCGAAACAGCCCGACCTGTTCAAGGACATTGTCAACATGCTCATGCACCATGACCG GTTTAAAGTCTTTGCAGATTACGAGGACTACATTAAGTGCCAGGACAGAGTCAGTGAGTTATACAAG AACCCAAGGGAGTGGACACGGATGGTGATCAGGAACATTGCCACTTCTGGCAAGTTTTCCAGCGACCGCACCATTGCCCAGTATGCCCGGGAGATCTGGGGTGTAGAGCCTTCTCGCCAGCGCCTGCCAGCCCCGGATGAGAAGATCTGA